The following coding sequences lie in one Pseudomonas svalbardensis genomic window:
- the ettA gene encoding energy-dependent translational throttle protein EttA, whose translation MAQYVFTMHRLGKVVPPKREILKNISLSFFPGAKIGVLGLNGSGKSTLLKIMAGVDTEFDGEARPMPDLNIGYLPQEPILDPTKTVREVVEEAVSVIKNAQARLDEVYAAYADEDADFDKLAAEQAKLEAILQASDGHNLDRQLEVAADALRLPAWDAKIEFLSGGEKRRVALCRLLLSAPDMLLLDEPTNHLDADSVAWLEHFLHDFPGTVVAITHDRYFLDNVAGWILELDRGAGIPYEGNYSGWLEAKSDRLAAESKQQSAHEKAMKDELEWVRKGAKARQSKSKARLQRFEEMQSQEFQKRSETNEIYIPAGPRLGDKVIEFKNVSKGYGDRVLIDNLSFSMPKGAIVGVIGGNGAGKSTLFRMLMGKETPDSGSIEVGETVQLACVDQSREDLDGSKTVFQQISDGSDQIRIGNYEIPSRTYVGRFNFKGGDQQKFVKDLSGGERGRLHLALTLKEGGNVLLLDEPSNDLDVETLRSLEEALLDFPGAAIVISHDRWFLDRVATHILAYEDDSQAVFFEGNYTEYEADRRKRLGEAATQPHRVRHKKLA comes from the coding sequence ATGGCTCAATACGTATTCACCATGCATCGGCTGGGTAAAGTTGTTCCGCCGAAGCGGGAAATCCTGAAAAACATTTCGCTGTCGTTCTTCCCGGGCGCCAAGATTGGCGTACTCGGCCTTAACGGTTCGGGTAAGTCCACGCTGTTGAAAATCATGGCGGGCGTCGACACCGAGTTCGACGGCGAAGCCCGTCCGATGCCGGACCTGAACATCGGCTACCTGCCGCAAGAACCGATCCTGGACCCGACCAAGACCGTGCGTGAAGTGGTTGAGGAAGCGGTCAGCGTGATCAAGAACGCCCAGGCTCGTCTGGACGAGGTCTACGCGGCTTACGCTGATGAAGATGCCGACTTCGACAAACTGGCCGCTGAACAAGCCAAACTCGAAGCCATCCTGCAAGCCAGCGACGGTCACAACCTGGATCGCCAATTGGAAGTCGCCGCCGATGCGCTGCGTCTGCCGGCCTGGGATGCCAAGATTGAATTCCTGTCCGGTGGTGAGAAGCGTCGTGTGGCGCTGTGCCGCCTGCTGCTGTCTGCTCCGGACATGCTGCTACTCGACGAACCCACCAACCACCTGGACGCCGATTCCGTCGCCTGGCTGGAGCACTTCCTGCACGATTTCCCGGGCACCGTGGTCGCGATCACGCACGACCGTTACTTCCTGGACAACGTTGCCGGCTGGATCCTCGAGCTCGACCGCGGCGCCGGTATCCCGTACGAGGGCAACTATTCGGGTTGGCTTGAAGCCAAGTCCGATCGTCTGGCTGCCGAATCCAAGCAGCAGTCGGCCCACGAAAAAGCCATGAAGGATGAACTGGAGTGGGTGCGCAAAGGCGCCAAGGCTCGCCAGTCCAAATCCAAGGCTCGTCTGCAACGCTTCGAAGAAATGCAATCGCAGGAATTCCAGAAGCGCAGCGAAACCAACGAGATCTACATCCCGGCCGGTCCACGCCTGGGCGACAAGGTCATCGAATTCAAGAACGTTTCCAAGGGTTATGGCGATCGCGTGCTGATCGACAACCTGTCGTTCTCCATGCCTAAAGGCGCCATCGTTGGTGTGATCGGCGGTAACGGTGCCGGTAAATCGACCCTGTTCCGCATGCTGATGGGCAAGGAAACACCGGATTCGGGCAGCATCGAAGTCGGCGAAACCGTGCAACTGGCATGCGTCGATCAGAGCCGCGAAGACCTGGACGGCAGCAAGACTGTATTCCAGCAAATCTCCGACGGTTCGGATCAGATCCGCATCGGCAACTACGAGATTCCGTCGCGCACCTACGTCGGTCGCTTCAACTTCAAGGGCGGCGATCAGCAGAAGTTCGTCAAGGACCTGTCCGGTGGTGAGCGCGGTCGCTTGCACCTGGCGCTGACCCTGAAAGAAGGCGGCAACGTCCTGCTGCTCGATGAACCGTCCAACGACCTCGACGTTGAAACCCTGCGTTCCCTGGAAGAAGCCCTGCTGGACTTTCCGGGCGCTGCCATTGTGATCTCTCACGATCGGTGGTTCCTTGACCGCGTCGCGACTCACATCCTGGCGTACGAAGACGACTCGCAAGCGGTGTTCTTCGAAGGCAACTACACCGAGTACGAAGCCGATCGCCGCAAACGCCTGGGCGAAGCCGCGACTCAGCCGCATCGTGTACGGCACAAGAAACTGGCCTGA
- a CDS encoding PA4570 family protein — MTYLIDAWLDRPHPYLRILHRETGEVCAVLEEEALNELQDQGDLDVNGLSSSEPVVLKELVRNLFLFCYARALRPTSELHHKIEV; from the coding sequence ATGACTTATTTGATCGACGCCTGGTTGGACCGCCCACACCCTTACCTCAGGATCCTGCATCGGGAAACCGGGGAAGTCTGTGCAGTGCTTGAAGAAGAAGCCTTGAACGAGCTGCAGGATCAGGGTGATCTGGACGTCAACGGCTTGAGTTCCAGCGAGCCGGTGGTGCTCAAGGAACTGGTGCGCAATCTGTTTCTGTTCTGCTATGCCCGGGCATTGCGCCCGACAAGCGAACTGCATCACAAGATCGAGGTATGA
- a CDS encoding TIGR00645 family protein yields the protein MERFIENAMYASRWLLAPIYFGLSLGLLALALKFFQEVFHVIPNVFSMAESDLILVLLSLIDMALVGGLLVMVMISGYENFVSQLDIDDDKEKLNWLGTMDSSSLKMKVAASIVAISSIHLLRVFMDAQNLDPEHLKWYVIIHMTFVISAFAMGYLDKLTKH from the coding sequence ATGGAACGCTTTATCGAAAATGCAATGTACGCCTCGCGTTGGCTGCTGGCACCGATCTACTTCGGTCTGTCCCTTGGGTTACTGGCCTTGGCGCTGAAATTCTTCCAGGAAGTCTTCCACGTCATCCCTAACGTGTTCTCGATGGCCGAGTCGGATCTGATTCTGGTGCTGCTGTCACTGATAGACATGGCGCTGGTAGGCGGTTTGCTGGTGATGGTGATGATTTCCGGTTACGAGAACTTCGTTTCCCAACTGGACATCGACGACGACAAGGAGAAGCTCAACTGGCTGGGCACCATGGATTCCTCTTCATTGAAGATGAAGGTGGCCGCTTCCATCGTGGCCATTTCGTCCATTCACCTGCTGCGGGTTTTCATGGACGCCCAGAACCTCGATCCCGAGCACTTGAAGTGGTACGTGATCATCCACATGACCTTCGTGATTTCGGCGTTTGCCATGGGTTATCTGGATAAGCTGACCAAGCACTGA
- a CDS encoding FKBP-type peptidyl-prolyl cis-trans isomerase gives MSEVNLSTDETRVSYGIGRQLGDQLRDNPPPGVSLDAILAGLTDAFAGKESRVGQEEMSASFKVIREIMQAEAAAKAEAAAGEGLAFLAENAKRDGITTLASGLQFEVLTQGEGAKPTREDQVRTHYHGTLIDGTVFDSSYDRGQPAEFPVGGVIAGWTEALQLMNAGSKWRLYVPSELAYGAQGVGSIPPHSVLVFDVELLDVL, from the coding sequence ATGTCCGAAGTAAATCTGTCCACCGACGAAACCCGCGTCAGCTACGGTATTGGCCGTCAGCTGGGCGACCAACTGCGCGACAACCCGCCACCGGGCGTTAGCCTGGACGCGATCCTGGCAGGTCTGACCGACGCTTTCGCCGGCAAGGAAAGCCGTGTGGGTCAGGAAGAAATGTCCGCGAGCTTCAAGGTCATTCGCGAAATCATGCAAGCTGAAGCAGCTGCCAAAGCTGAAGCCGCTGCTGGCGAAGGCCTGGCATTCCTGGCTGAAAACGCCAAGCGTGACGGCATCACCACCCTGGCTTCCGGCCTGCAATTCGAAGTGCTGACTCAAGGTGAAGGCGCCAAGCCAACCCGTGAAGATCAAGTGCGCACTCACTACCACGGCACTCTGATCGACGGCACTGTGTTCGACAGCTCCTACGATCGTGGTCAGCCTGCAGAATTCCCGGTTGGCGGCGTGATCGCTGGCTGGACCGAAGCCCTGCAACTGATGAACGCCGGCAGCAAATGGCGTCTGTACGTGCCGAGCGAACTGGCTTACGGCGCTCAAGGCGTTGGCAGCATTCCGCCGCACAGCGTACTGGTATTCGACGTCGAACTGCTCGACGTTCTGTAA
- a CDS encoding Lon protease family protein, with translation MPDPVAASLRLAPDALTRPFSAEQFSFSTTNDLEPFRGVLGQERAVEALQFGVAMPRPGYNVFVMGEPGTGRFSFVKRYLKAEGKRLQTPADWVYVNNFDDPREPRALELPSGTAGAFIDDINGLIDNLLATFPAVFEHPSYQQKKSAIDRAFNQRYDRALDVIERLALEKDVALYRDSSNIAFTPMSEGKAVDEAEFAQLPEADRERFHDDISWLEERLNEELASLPQWKRESSNQLRQLNEETITLALQPLLSPLSEKYAENAAVCGYLQAMQVYLLKTVVEQLVDDSKTDAIARKLLEEQYAPSLVVGHPFSGGAPVVFEPHPTYENLFGRIEYTTDQGALYTTYRQLRPGALHRANGGFLILEAEKMLSEPFVWDALKRALQSRKLKMESPLGEMGRFATVTLAPQHIPLQVKVVIIGARQLYYTLQDLDPDFQELFRVLVDFDEDIPMVDESLEQFAQLLKTRTSEEGMAPLTADAVARLATYSARLAEHQGRLSARIGDLFQLVSEADFIRQLAGDEMTDAGHIERALKAKATRTGRVSARILDDMLAGIILIDTDGAAVGKCNGLTVLEVGDSAFGVPARISATVYPGGSGIVDIEREVNLGQPIHSKGVMILTGYLGSRYAQEFPLAISASIALEQSYGYVDGDSASLGEACTLISALSKTPLKQCFAITGSINQFGEVQAVGGVNEKIEGFFRLCEARGLTGEQGAIIPHANVATLMLDEKVLTAVRAGQFHVYAVRQADEALSLLVGEPAGAPDADGQFPEGSVNARVVERLRVIAEMISEEDLKEAEKEAAQEALVEAKPA, from the coding sequence ATGCCTGATCCTGTAGCTGCCAGCTTGCGTTTAGCGCCCGACGCGCTGACCCGTCCGTTTTCCGCTGAACAGTTCAGCTTCTCTACCACTAATGATTTGGAGCCCTTCCGCGGTGTGCTTGGCCAGGAACGTGCGGTCGAAGCCTTGCAGTTCGGTGTGGCCATGCCACGCCCCGGTTACAACGTCTTCGTCATGGGTGAGCCCGGCACTGGCCGGTTCTCGTTCGTCAAACGCTACCTGAAAGCCGAAGGCAAACGCCTGCAAACCCCGGCGGACTGGGTCTACGTCAACAATTTCGATGATCCTCGCGAACCTCGCGCACTGGAGTTGCCGTCGGGCACCGCCGGCGCCTTTATTGATGACATCAACGGCTTGATCGACAACCTGCTGGCGACTTTTCCGGCCGTGTTCGAGCACCCGTCCTACCAGCAGAAGAAGAGCGCCATCGACCGCGCCTTCAATCAACGCTATGACCGCGCGCTGGATGTGATCGAGCGCCTGGCGCTGGAGAAGGACGTTGCGCTGTACCGCGACAGCAGCAATATCGCCTTCACCCCGATGAGTGAAGGCAAAGCCGTGGACGAAGCCGAATTTGCCCAGTTGCCGGAAGCCGATCGAGAGCGTTTTCACGACGACATTTCGTGGCTGGAAGAGCGGCTGAACGAAGAGCTCGCCAGCCTGCCGCAGTGGAAGCGTGAGTCGAGCAATCAACTGCGCCAGCTCAACGAAGAAACCATCACTCTGGCCTTGCAGCCTTTGCTTTCTCCGTTGTCGGAGAAGTATGCAGAAAACGCGGCGGTCTGCGGTTACCTGCAAGCCATGCAGGTGTATCTGCTCAAAACCGTGGTCGAGCAACTGGTGGACGACAGCAAGACTGACGCCATCGCCCGCAAGCTGCTGGAAGAGCAATACGCGCCGAGCCTGGTGGTCGGTCATCCGTTCAGCGGCGGTGCGCCAGTGGTCTTTGAGCCGCACCCGACTTACGAAAACTTGTTCGGCCGCATCGAGTACACCACCGATCAGGGCGCGCTCTACACCACGTATCGACAGTTGCGTCCGGGTGCGCTGCACCGCGCCAATGGCGGCTTCTTGATTCTTGAAGCGGAAAAAATGCTTAGCGAGCCATTCGTGTGGGATGCGCTCAAACGCGCGCTGCAATCGCGCAAATTGAAAATGGAATCGCCGCTGGGCGAGATGGGCCGTTTCGCCACCGTGACCCTTGCTCCGCAACACATTCCGTTGCAGGTCAAAGTCGTCATCATTGGCGCCCGACAGCTCTACTACACGCTGCAGGACCTCGATCCGGACTTCCAGGAGTTGTTCCGCGTCCTGGTGGACTTCGACGAAGACATCCCGATGGTCGACGAAAGCCTGGAGCAGTTCGCCCAGTTGCTCAAAACCCGCACCTCCGAAGAAGGCATGGCGCCGCTGACCGCTGATGCGGTGGCGCGTCTGGCAACTTACAGTGCTCGCCTGGCTGAGCACCAGGGGCGTTTGTCGGCGCGGATCGGTGATCTGTTCCAGCTGGTCAGCGAGGCGGATTTCATTCGCCAACTGGCCGGTGATGAAATGACCGACGCCGGGCACATCGAACGTGCGCTCAAGGCCAAGGCCACGCGTACCGGGCGCGTCTCGGCGCGGATTCTCGATGACATGCTGGCCGGGATCATCCTGATCGACACGGACGGCGCGGCGGTGGGCAAATGCAACGGGCTGACAGTACTGGAGGTTGGCGATTCGGCATTCGGTGTGCCGGCGCGGATTTCCGCCACGGTCTATCCGGGCGGTAGCGGCATCGTCGACATCGAGCGCGAGGTCAACCTCGGTCAGCCCATTCACTCCAAAGGCGTGATGATCCTCACGGGGTATCTGGGCAGCCGTTACGCCCAGGAATTCCCGCTGGCGATTTCCGCGAGTATCGCCCTGGAGCAGTCCTACGGTTACGTCGATGGTGATAGCGCATCGTTGGGCGAGGCTTGCACCTTGATTTCCGCCCTGTCGAAAACCCCGCTCAAGCAGTGTTTTGCGATCACCGGCTCGATCAACCAGTTTGGTGAAGTGCAGGCGGTGGGCGGGGTCAACGAGAAGATCGAAGGATTCTTCCGACTCTGCGAAGCCCGCGGGTTGACCGGTGAGCAGGGCGCAATCATTCCCCACGCCAACGTTGCCACGTTGATGCTCGACGAGAAAGTGCTGACGGCGGTGCGCGCGGGGCAGTTCCACGTCTACGCCGTGCGCCAGGCTGATGAAGCCCTTAGCCTGTTGGTCGGCGAACCGGCCGGTGCGCCGGACGCCGATGGCCAGTTCCCTGAAGGCAGCGTTAACGCGCGGGTGGTGGAACGCTTGCGGGTCATCGCAGAAATGATCAGCGAAGAAGACCTCAAGGAAGCCGAGAAAGAAGCTGCGCAGGAAGCACTGGTCGAGGCCAAACCGGCCTGA
- a CDS encoding GreA/GreB family elongation factor translates to MSRAFVNEDNAAAQADQPVERQVSTQPNYVTPAGLTQLQAKVAEVQNLLNEQSSRGELADKQRQADLERDWRYFNQRLQSAQLVVPASSTNKVQMGAWVTFADEQGNEQRVQLVGEDQADAANGLINWGSPLGRALLGAQVGDEVLWKRPAGDLLIEVLGLEIG, encoded by the coding sequence ATGAGTCGCGCCTTCGTCAATGAAGATAACGCCGCCGCGCAAGCCGATCAGCCCGTCGAACGGCAGGTCAGCACGCAGCCCAATTACGTCACGCCCGCCGGACTTACGCAGCTTCAGGCGAAAGTCGCCGAAGTGCAAAACCTGCTCAATGAACAGAGTTCGCGGGGTGAACTGGCGGACAAACAGCGTCAGGCCGATCTTGAGCGTGACTGGCGGTATTTCAATCAACGCCTGCAAAGCGCTCAGTTAGTCGTACCGGCCTCCTCGACCAACAAAGTGCAGATGGGCGCCTGGGTGACCTTTGCCGATGAACAGGGCAACGAACAACGCGTGCAGTTGGTGGGCGAAGATCAGGCGGATGCCGCGAACGGGTTGATCAACTGGGGCTCGCCGCTGGGGCGGGCGTTGCTGGGCGCGCAGGTCGGGGATGAAGTGCTGTGGAAGCGGCCGGCGGGGGACTTGTTGATTGAGGTGTTGGGCCTGGAAATCGGGTGA
- a CDS encoding PA4575 family protein, which yields MSRNLCLTRQCLGLVTRIECAIRPLAGDTGMWTLLFAAGMAGEQPSAIKAQGPFHGPFVAESILDTIVESLTLHGYELADDPQIWCLHLQAQLREINGGRCRNPGGFEFRPEH from the coding sequence ATGTCGCGCAACCTCTGCCTCACCCGTCAATGCCTGGGCCTTGTGACCCGTATCGAGTGTGCCATCCGCCCATTGGCGGGGGATACGGGCATGTGGACCTTACTCTTCGCCGCTGGAATGGCCGGCGAACAACCTTCTGCCATCAAAGCCCAAGGCCCGTTTCATGGCCCCTTTGTGGCTGAGTCGATCCTCGACACCATCGTTGAAAGTCTCACCCTGCACGGCTATGAGCTGGCCGATGATCCGCAAATCTGGTGCCTGCACCTGCAAGCTCAGCTGCGGGAAATCAATGGTGGCCGCTGCCGCAACCCTGGAGGTTTCGAGTTTCGGCCCGAGCACTGA
- a CDS encoding DUF3015 domain-containing protein, giving the protein MKRILLGTLFTAVSLNAMAQAPGGPDCGWGNMLFEGQRGTPAHFLASTTNGTSGNATFGMTSGTNGCSTNASLTYGGKSWIAMNGMMNELSEDMAKGQGEALTTYAVVLGVAPEDRAHFAAVTHEHFQQIFSKADVTADDVHTNTLAVLKSDPRLAKYATQA; this is encoded by the coding sequence ATGAAACGGATTCTTCTCGGTACTCTCTTCACCGCTGTATCCCTCAATGCCATGGCTCAGGCGCCAGGCGGCCCGGATTGCGGTTGGGGCAACATGCTGTTCGAAGGTCAGCGTGGCACCCCGGCTCACTTCCTGGCATCCACCACCAACGGCACTTCCGGCAACGCAACGTTCGGTATGACCTCTGGTACCAACGGTTGCTCGACCAATGCGTCGCTGACCTATGGCGGCAAATCCTGGATTGCCATGAATGGCATGATGAACGAGCTGTCTGAAGACATGGCTAAAGGTCAGGGCGAAGCGCTGACCACTTACGCCGTGGTACTGGGCGTGGCGCCGGAAGACCGTGCGCATTTCGCCGCCGTCACTCATGAGCACTTCCAGCAGATCTTCAGCAAGGCTGACGTGACCGCTGACGACGTGCATACCAACACCCTGGCCGTTCTGAAGAGCGATCCTCGTCTGGCCAAGTACGCTACTCAAGCTTAA
- a CDS encoding Lnb N-terminal periplasmic domain-containing protein has protein sequence MLKRLAWLALCVCAPLSATPKIDNQRLQQLANDPFWISLGHYETAKLGGWRSYVSDKKFFLAADGNEHPDRELAATVQALYAPASAGEKHAQCVYPARTRWLKAQLNLSDLPKLPCTEFKQWFKDVSPHSAVMIFPAAYLNSPSSMFGHTLLRIDQANVQSDQTALLSYAINFGAYIEGSDNSILYAWKGLMGGYPGLFALVPYQEKLSEYRSLENRDLWEYRLNLTQAETERMVEHVWELKQIQFDYFFFDENCSYRLLELLQVARPSLRLTEQFPLTAIPTDTVKAVKEAGLVESIQYRPSRERELLSRAEPLTHSEQEWVLKVSADQKQLQEPAFKAQPKDRQALIIDAAYRLERYRANGQERDPQRAQRSFELLRAINQNPAPELDIPQPGLPEDGHESRTWQAGIGTRGDKAFGEYGLRMAYHDLNDNAESFPLGAQIEILQMKLRQYEGNHWQLQQLDLATIRSLTPRNELLQPLSWQVTGGLERVPGKHDDETLVSHVNGGGGGTWQLGDDMLGFALGTVRVEHNNDFAGFIAPAAGFNSGLLWKNPLGNFSLEAKGDFFTNGEVRRSVSLNQQWELSRNLGLRLSAQREFSHLASPENEVMLEVKWYHY, from the coding sequence ATGCTCAAACGCCTTGCCTGGCTGGCGCTCTGTGTCTGCGCCCCGCTGTCTGCCACGCCCAAAATCGACAATCAACGTTTGCAGCAATTGGCCAATGACCCCTTCTGGATTTCCCTGGGCCACTACGAAACCGCCAAACTCGGTGGCTGGCGCAGCTATGTCAGCGACAAGAAGTTCTTCCTCGCCGCCGATGGCAATGAACATCCTGACCGTGAACTGGCGGCGACCGTGCAAGCGCTGTACGCCCCGGCCAGCGCCGGTGAAAAACATGCGCAATGCGTCTACCCAGCCCGCACCCGCTGGCTGAAGGCGCAGCTCAACCTGAGCGATCTGCCGAAGCTTCCCTGCACTGAATTCAAGCAATGGTTCAAGGATGTTTCGCCCCACAGTGCGGTGATGATTTTCCCGGCCGCGTATCTGAACAGTCCGTCATCGATGTTCGGCCATACGTTGCTGCGCATCGACCAGGCCAATGTGCAGAGCGATCAAACCGCCCTGCTCAGTTATGCAATCAACTTCGGCGCGTACATCGAAGGCTCGGACAACAGCATCCTGTATGCCTGGAAAGGCTTGATGGGCGGCTATCCCGGTTTGTTTGCCCTGGTGCCATATCAAGAAAAACTCTCGGAGTACCGCAGCCTCGAGAATCGCGATCTGTGGGAATACCGCCTGAACCTGACCCAGGCAGAAACCGAGCGCATGGTCGAGCACGTCTGGGAGCTCAAGCAGATCCAGTTCGACTATTTTTTCTTCGACGAAAACTGCTCTTATCGCCTGCTGGAATTGCTGCAAGTCGCCCGCCCGAGCCTGCGATTGACCGAACAATTCCCGCTGACCGCGATTCCTACCGACACCGTCAAAGCGGTAAAAGAAGCCGGACTGGTGGAATCCATTCAGTATCGACCGTCCCGCGAACGTGAACTGCTGAGCCGCGCCGAGCCGTTGACCCATTCAGAACAGGAATGGGTGCTGAAAGTCAGCGCCGACCAGAAGCAGTTGCAGGAACCGGCGTTCAAGGCTCAACCCAAGGATCGTCAGGCGTTGATCATCGACGCTGCCTATCGCCTGGAGCGCTACCGCGCCAACGGCCAGGAACGTGATCCGCAACGGGCGCAGCGCAGTTTCGAACTTCTGCGGGCGATCAACCAAAACCCGGCACCGGAACTGGACATCCCGCAACCTGGCCTGCCAGAGGATGGCCATGAATCGCGCACCTGGCAGGCCGGTATCGGCACTCGAGGCGACAAGGCGTTTGGCGAATATGGCCTGCGCATGGCGTATCACGACCTCAACGACAACGCCGAAAGCTTCCCCCTCGGCGCGCAGATTGAAATCCTGCAAATGAAACTGCGCCAGTACGAAGGCAATCACTGGCAGTTGCAGCAATTGGACCTGGCGACCATTCGCTCCCTGACTCCGCGCAATGAATTGCTGCAACCACTCTCGTGGCAAGTCACCGGCGGCCTGGAGCGCGTGCCGGGCAAGCATGACGACGAAACCCTGGTCAGCCACGTCAATGGCGGTGGCGGCGGGACCTGGCAACTGGGCGACGACATGCTCGGCTTTGCTTTGGGCACCGTGCGCGTTGAACACAACAACGACTTTGCCGGCTTCATCGCGCCAGCGGCGGGCTTCAACAGCGGTTTGCTGTGGAAAAACCCGCTGGGCAACTTCAGCCTGGAAGCCAAGGGCGACTTCTTCACCAACGGCGAAGTGCGCCGTAGCGTGAGTCTGAATCAGCAGTGGGAATTGTCGCGCAACCTGGGTTTACGCCTGAGTGCCCAGCGCGAATTCAGCCACCTGGCTTCGCCCGAGAATGAAGTGATGCTTGAGGTGAAGTGGTATCACTATTGA
- a CDS encoding zinc ribbon domain-containing protein YjdM, protein MSTLPPCPKCNSEYTYEDGAQLICPECAHEWSASGEAEAVSDDTVKKDSVGNVLQDGDTITVIKDLKVKGSSLVVKVGTKVKNIRLCDGDHDIDCKIDGIGPMKLKSEFVRKV, encoded by the coding sequence GTGAGCACGTTGCCACCCTGCCCAAAATGCAATTCCGAATATACCTACGAAGACGGCGCCCAGCTGATCTGCCCTGAGTGCGCCCACGAGTGGTCCGCGAGCGGCGAAGCCGAAGCAGTGTCCGATGACACCGTGAAAAAGGATTCGGTCGGCAACGTCCTGCAGGACGGCGACACCATCACCGTGATCAAGGACCTCAAGGTCAAAGGCTCGTCGCTGGTGGTCAAGGTCGGTACCAAAGTCAAGAACATCCGCCTGTGCGATGGCGATCACGACATCGACTGCAAGATCGACGGCATCGGCCCGATGAAGCTCAAATCCGAGTTCGTCAGAAAAGTCTGA
- a CDS encoding DUF6482 family protein has protein sequence MNLQELNAYAIAGKVDELNLISMEGGIYLLEARMHGAAYPLSDAHGETFHLRSVEHAREVLHSFPNLPFNLVHTSVHDEMCGLGASTEESLKVPIGCQH, from the coding sequence ATGAACCTGCAAGAGTTGAATGCCTATGCCATCGCCGGGAAGGTCGATGAACTCAACCTGATCTCGATGGAAGGCGGGATCTACCTGTTGGAGGCGCGGATGCATGGCGCGGCGTATCCATTGAGTGATGCCCACGGCGAGACGTTTCATCTGCGATCGGTGGAGCATGCGCGTGAAGTGCTTCATTCCTTCCCCAACTTGCCATTCAACCTTGTGCACACCTCGGTTCATGATGAAATGTGCGGGCTGGGGGCCAGCACCGAAGAGAGTCTGAAGGTCCCGATCGGGTGTCAGCACTGA